AGCTTCTGATCCCAGTTCTTTGAGAACTACGAGCGCATCAGCATAAATTTCACGGGAAAAAGGCCAGGTTCCAATTTCGTTTACAGAGGAATCGTCAATATTAACCATTACAACAGAATCAGATTCCTTGAGCTTTGGCAAGGTTCTCTGAAAAAGATCGGCAATTTGATTATCCAGACTTGTAAAAATTAAAAGGGAACAGATAATAACAGAAATAAATGGAATAAGGAGGTAAGTATACTTTTTCATGTGTCTCTCTCTTAAAAAAAAATCCTGTGCTGGAAAACCAGAACACAGGATTTGCTTTGATTTAAATTATAGGATTATTCGTCCCATTCATAATCTTCCTTTGCTTCACTTGCGCGGGAAGAAGCTGTAACAACTGATTTGCTAGTTTTATCAGAGCCGGCAGCAACACCAGAACCCTTGAGAGATGCACCTTTCTTAATTCCAGTATTTCCTGAAGTTGCAGAAGCAAGACTTTCAATAGTTCCTTTCTGCATTGCTTTGATATTGATTTTAGCTCCGTCTAAGGTAAGAATAAGGCTTGAATTAACACTAGTCTGAATTACAGTTGAAGCAGATAATTCCTGACCTTGTTCGACAGCGATCCATTTTCCTGGTGCAGATTCATATGTAACCTTACCAGTAAAAGATTCAACCTTGTAACCAGCAGCAAACAGTGATGAAGCAGCAAAAATAGCGAATAATACGCATACCAAGTTTTTTAGTTTTCTCATAAATTTTCTCCGAATTTAATGATTTAGAATTCAATATATTATCGTACATTTTTCGGTTATTGTCTACTAGAAAATAAAATTGTATTAATATCTTTTTGACTCTTGAAGAATAAGGATTTTCCGTACATAATTAAAGTATGACGGATGAAATGAACAGAAGTGCGTTCGATAAACTTGTTGCCGGAATGGATGCGGTAGAACGCAGTGATATGCTTGAAAAAATAAATCAGTCTGCAGTTTCTGTTGTTCAGCTTGTAGAAACCGAAGAGCTGTATCCCGAGAAAAATGTCAGTCTGCACATCCGTTTTAAAGGTGAATCTGCTCTTTACAGATTTTTCCTCTGGCTAAGAAGTCTTCTTGAAAAAAAAGATCCCGAAAAAATATACAATGAAGATGTTCTTGCTTCTATGGCACGAAGAATAAATCGTGATCATCCTGGAATCTTAAATCATAAAAATGGTCTTATTGATTCTGTCTTCTATGAACATCTTCGTTCTCTTAGATCTTCAGCTGAATTTTTTAAACCTTATTTCAATATAATAGATGAAAATCCTGGTGACTTTTATGTTTTTCTGAGTTCATTTGTTACACCGGAACTCTCAGATATTATTACAGCAGAAGCAGATCCGTTTTCTCTTTCTTTTGATACAGAGCCTGATCTTGCAACTAAAAACAGATTATTAAAAAATCTTGATAGTATATTAAACAATATTGATGGTGCTGCAAAAAGCAATCTGTATAGTGCTGTAAGTTCACTGAACTGGCTGCGTCAGTTTACAAGGCTTCCGTATATTCATTTTACTTCGCAGTTTACAAATCTTACGGGAAATCATTATACCTGTCCGTATCGAAATGCAGTAAATGATTTTTCTAGTTTTGCCGCAGTTTTCTCAAATGTAATGTCCGTACAGAATGAAGTACTGGAAGCTATGCTGATGTTTTCACAGCGAAAGGAGATTACAAAAAACGCACAGGATAAAGATATTGAACGCACAATCAAAGAGTTTATTGCAAAAGCAAATCAGTGCTTTGGTATAATACAGATGTTTATTTCCAATGTTCCGATTATTAAGGTTGGAAAAATCATCAATGCTGATTATGACTGGCTTCCTGGTAATATAGATGGAGTAGAGGGCTGGTTCCCTAATTTCCGCAGTCACTGGCGAAAGATTATCGATGTTCGCTGGGCAGACTGGCTTCGAGAACGTAAAAAGAAAAATCTTGAAACATATCTTAAGAACGATTTTGAGCTTTCAGAATTCCCGGTAATGAAATACCGGCCGTGGCAGGCTTTATGGATGAGAGTTCCTTTTGCATGTGAGCTTACCGGTGGATTCTTGTCCTGGTTCTGTGAAAATGAATATGAAGATATGATGCCTTATCTGAATGATGTTATGATGGAAGGAGTTTTTATTCGTAATGAAAACCGAATTGAATATTCAGAAGGTTTAAATCTTTTTGCACAGGCAATGAGTCAAATGCAGGAACTTCTGGACCGTCTTGCTCCGGAAGGTGAGTATGGCGCTCAGTTTGAAGAATTTGCTACAAGCCGACTCCGTTCTTTCCAGGTTCAGAATCAGATTGATTCAATGATGACTACAACTGAAACTGAAATCCGTGAATGTGTAAAGAAGTTTGGTAAAGGTGCCAGAATGATTGATAAATGCCTTAGCGGAGTTCTTTCTGAAGAAAGAGATAAGGTTCATGATGGGCTTCAGAATATCAATGTAATAAAGGGACATAACAATAGAGTCTGGAAAGATTCTTTAAGAACCTGCTGGGAAACATTGAAGAAAGCCGTATTCTACCTGTCAGAACTGGAGCCTATTGATGCAGCAACAGAACAGTAATCTTTTTGAGTTCCTGGAATTTCACCGTGATGGTAAAGTAGTGGAGGGTGCACCAGTTTGTGGTCTTACCTTAAAAGCCGCCGGCAGCATGCGTTTCCGCTGGAACGAAACAAATCCGAACAGAGCAAAAGTTTTTCGATCTCTGGGCAGTACTGAAGGTACAATTGTCCCCGTACAGCTCGATCACACTCATATCGTTTATAATGTAAAAAAAGCCGGTGATACTCAGGATAAAATCGGTGACGGAATAATTACCGTGAACCGTTCGCTCATACCAACAGTCACCGTTGCAGACTGTATGCCGCTTTACTTGTATGAGCCGGAAACTGGAGTGTTTGGAATAGTTCATAGCGGCTGGAAAGGAACTGGCATTGTTGCTGACGCAATAAAACTCGCGGAAAAAGATTACGGCGCCCGCGCCCAAAACTTCTGCGTAGTTATCGGCCCCCACATCCGCGCCTGCTGTTACATCGTAAATGAAGAGCGTGCCAAATGGTTTTCCGAGAACTTCACTCCCAACTGCGTAACACCGCTCGAACCCGGCGTAAAAGTATTATGGAACAGCGGCGGCGGCCCCCTCTACAGACTCTCGTTAGAAAAAGCCAATTTAGCTGCGCTCCGCACCGCCGGCGTCCCACAGGAGAACATCTGGATACACCCTGCGTGCACGTGTTGTACCAAAAAAAACGGCAGTTTCATCTACGGCTCAAATAGAAGAGAAACCTCGGAAAATGGTAAACCCGACGCTTTCACAGTAATGGCCGCTTTTATTAAGAGTATTTGATAGTTTCTATAATTTTAGGGATTTCAAAAATGTGGGACGCAGGCAAAAAGAATAAGGGGGGACCCCGCCAACGCAGGCGCTGGCGAAGCTACAGCGCCAAGTGAATGGTGGGGGGATAACTTATTTTTTTGCCGTCGCTGGGACCCGCATTTTTGAAATCCCTAAAATTTACAGTTAAATATTAAAGGGCTCATAACTGAGCCCTTACTGATTAAAGTGGAATATTTCCGTGTTTCTTCAAAGGTTTATTAGTAAAGATCTTTGTTTCAAGGAAGTCGAAACTAGCCACGATTCTCTTACGAGTATCTTCCGGCTGAATAATTTCAGTAATGTATCCGCGCTCAGCAGCAATATAAGGAGTCATGATTTCGTTCTTATATTTCTCTGACGCAGCCTGAACTTCAGCAGCCTTGTTTGGATCCTTAAGCTCTTTAGCAAACAGAATCTCAATAGCACCTTCAGCACCCATTACAGCAATTTCTGCCTTTGGCCATGCGTAAACAAAGTCTGCACCAAGATGCTTAGAACACATAGCAATGTAAGCTCCACCGTAAGCCTTGCGGAGAATAACAGTAAGCTTTGGTACAGTAGCCTCGCTGTAAGCGTAGATTACCTTTGCACCGTGGCGGATAATACCTTTCTGCTCTTCCTGAGGTCCCGGAATAAAGCCTGGAACATCAACAAAAGTAAGAAGTGGAATATCAAAAGAGTCGCAGTAGCGGATAAAGCGTGCAATCTTATCAGAAGCGTCGCAATCCAATACACCACCAACTCCCTTAGGGTTGTTAGCAACAATACCAACTGTGCGGCCTTCAATCTTACCAAAGCCAACTACACAGTTAATAGCAAATTCCTTCATGATTTCAAGGAATGAATCTTCATCGATTACGCAGTTGATTACGTCGCGAACGTCGTAGCCCTGGCGTGGATTTTCAGGAAGGATTTCCTTGATTCTCTTAGCGGCTTTCTTTTCATCAAACTTGAACTTTTCGTTTGGTTCAATCTTGTCGCCAAAGTAGTGTGGGATATAGTCCAGAAGACGGCGTACTTCTTCGTAGCATGATTTTTCATCTTCACAGCGGAAGTGAGAAACACCTGATTTTGTAGCGTGAATTGTAGCTCCACCTAGATCCTCAGCAGAAATGTCCATGAACATTACAGACTTAACAACTTTAGGTCCTGTAATGAACATCTGAGTTACCTTATCAACTGTAAAGATAAAGTCTGTGATTCCTGGTGAGTATACGGCACCACCGGCACAAGGACCAGCGATGATAGAAATCTGAGGAATAGCACCAGAAGCACGAACATTCTGATTGAATACGTTACCGTATCCACCGAGAGCTTCTACACCTTCCTGAATACGAGCTCCACCCGAATCGTTAATTCCGATTACAGGACAGCGGGCATCAATAGCCATTTTTGTAAGGTCGGCAATCTTGCGGCCATGCATGTGGCCAAGAGAACCACCCTGAATAGTAAAGTCCTGTGCATAAACTGCAACTTTACGTCCGTTTATTTTTCCAAAACCTGTGATTACACCATCATAAGGAATGTCTTTTTTGTCCATTCCAAAGCTGGTACAGTTGTGTTTTACACCCTGATATGTTTCTACGAATGAATCTTTGTCGCAAAGTGCATTGATACGCTCAATAGCGTGAAGCTTTCCCTTCGCGTGCTGTTTTTCAACATTGTATTCCATAGTTAACCTCGTATTCTATTATGACAAATATTGAGAAATTGTCAATATGATTAAAGGCCTAGAGAGGCATATGGATGTGTCAGATAGTATTCAATCTGTTCTTTTTCTCTCTGCATTGCATCTTTTTCCGGCAGCCATTCATATTTAGAGCGGAGACTGTCTACGGCAGGAATAACTTCACCGTTAGTTTTTTCAAGGGCAGCAAAGTAATCCTTCTTAAAGGCATTGCAGTCTACACCAAGATTTTTTCCATCATATTGAATATCAGTGATAATCCAGCGGTTCTTTTTGAAGGTGAGGGTAACGGTAGAAGTTACTTTTTCTACTATATAATCAACCTCTTCTCCCTCTGTATAAAGCAGATAATATTCAACCTTGTGAACAGAAGTACTGCCATTCTCAAGTGTAATATTTCCTTCTTTTTCGAGAGGAGCTGGATTTTGATTTTTCTTTTTAAGTTCTACTGCAAGAGTTTCTGCTTTTCCGTCAATCTTAAGGTTTGTAACTCCGTAAATACCAGAGCGCTTGTATTTAGCTTCATCAGTTATATAGAAAAGCCAGTTAGCAGGATAACCGAAGCCGTTGTCATTTCCATAAGCAAGACGCTGTTTATGCATAACATAAATACGGCTTACCATATCACCATAGTCACCGGCAGCTTTTCCATCTCCAAAATCAGAAAGCAGCATAGTATCTTTTTCGTTTACACCGTTCATATAGGCGCGGATTGTCTGAGTTGAAGTGAGTCCGACAGAAGTATAATCTTCGCCGCGGGTTCTTAATGTACTTACAGTAACACAGATAACTATAACTATGATTGTCGCAATTACTGTAAGGGTAGTTGCGTTTCGCTTGATATGGCGTTTTGTATTGATTTTAGAGTTTTGTGCTTTAATATAGGCAGAAACCTTTTCCTCAAAGTCTTTGTCTTCTTTATTATTCTGACTGAGGCGGAAGGCTTCATCAATTTTTTCGAGAGGGAAGTCTGCAACAGGGCGCAGATCTTCACTTGATTTTCCCTTCTTGCGTTTTCCAGGAACATTTACAGCGGTAGAATTAAGCTTGAGTGCATTGTTGATTGCAAGGGCAAGTCCGCTGTCAATTCCGTTAACACAGTATTCAATCGGAAGGAATTTTCGGTCAAAAATATCTGCATTGCGGGCAATAGAATCTGTTGCTGTAAATGGAAGACGGCCTGCAAGAAGTCTGTAGATTATAGCTGCCCGTTCAAAACAAAGTGCAGGAAGGTCTTTTATTGTATCATTCAAAAAACCTGTATGCTGATTGAGAGTTTCTTCTGCGGGAAGTGTATTTGCTGCATAACTGAATAATGCCTCCGGAGCAAAAAGAACTTTTTCTCCATCGATCATAATTCCGCCGGCTCCAACAAATGGAATCGGATTTCCATTTGTGGCTGCAGCAGTAATGGCAGTGCATACAGCTTTAACAGCTGTAAGAGCGTTTTCACCGCCTTCTTCAAAATACTGGGCAAGTGTCTTTATATTTTCAGCATCATTGCCCAGAGGATTTTTAGCACAATAGAAAACGACTCGCTGAAGACTTCCGTTTTTCTCAGCGTCGTAAGATTTTACATCTTCAAAAGTCCACTGACGGAAGTTTTTACCGTCAAAAATCACACCCTCATAACTGAGAATATTATCGTGACCTGTTTTTCCAAAAGTGTACTCATCAAGATTTGAATTAAGTCTAAGCTCTCCGTTTTCTATTGTCAGTAACTGCATTATCGTTTACCATCCGCGCCATAAAGATATTTGAAGTAGTCCATCTTAGTACTGTAAGTAGCAGGGTAATCTTTAAGATTCTGCTTGTAAGATTCCATACTCTTCCAGAAAGTGTAGAACTCAATGTCCTTGTTGTAAGCAGCAGCATAAATTGCGGCAGCTTCAGCATCGGCAGCACCCTTAATTTCCTCAGACTTGCGGTATGCTTCTGAAGCAATTGTGCGCTTGTCGTTTTCAAGACGTCCAAGCCATTCAGCCTTTTTACCTTCACCAAGTGAGCGGTAAGCCTGAGCAACCTGATTTCGGTCCTTAATCATTGAGTTGTAAACTGATTCGTTGAGTTCTGCAGAGTATTTTACCTGGCGTGGAACAATGTCCAGAAGTTCAATACCCCAGCCACGAACCTCGTCCTGTGCTTTTGCTGTCATCTGGCGGCAAAGCTCGCTGCGGCCCTTAGTAACTACCTCGTTTACTGTATCAGCATTTACAAGCTTGTCGATTTCTTTTGTCTCTTCATCTTTTTCTGCTTCTGTATTCTTTCTTTCATTGATGATGTTAGAAGAACGTACGATTTCACTCATACGATTCTGAGTAATAACAGTACGACATGAAGAGTCAACGATATCAGAAAGCTTATTATAAGCATTGTCCAGAGTCTGGAAGTTCTGATAGAAGGCAACCGGGTCAGTAATTCGCCATCTTGATGTAGTATCTACTATTATATACTGATTTTCTTTAGTAGTGATGCTTTGTGGGTCGCCATCAAGAGAAAGAATCAGTTTTGGATATTCAGTTACCTGATCAAGGAAAGGTACTTTGATATAAAGACCTGCTTCCTCGTGAGAATCAACAATCTTACTGAAGCGGGTAATAACAACCTGCTTTCCTTCATTTACGATATAGAATGGTCCTGTCAAAACAAAGAGAATAAACAGAATCACAATAGCGATAAGCCAGCCAATAAATTTTTTCATTGCTTTAGTCATTAGTCTGTCCTCACTTTAGTCCTTAAGATTTTTTACAGGAACAAGATTTTCAAGCTCGCTGTCGATAAGTTCAGGCTTTTTCTCGCTGCCAAAAATCTCTGCCATAGTTTCAAGATAAATACGTTCTTTTGTTGCTTTAGGAGCACGCTTGTATTCTTCGTAAACGGCGTTGAAACGGGCAACATCACCCTTTGCCATGTTAACACGTTCTGCGGCATAACCTTCTGCAACCTGAATCTGACGGTCTGCTTCACCCTGAGCACGAGGGATTTCTGCATTGTATGCTTCCTTACCTTCGTTGATAAAGCGTTTCATATCCTGACTTGCCTTGTTTACATCTTCAAAAGCCGTCTGAACTTCTACTGGAGGAACTACATTCTGGAACTGAACTGTTGTTACGTTGATTCCAAGTCCGAGTGCTTTAAAGTTTTCGTTCATCTGCTCCTGGGCAAGGTTCTGGATTGTAGAACGGTCAGAAGAAATTACATCAAAAATTGCACGGTCACCAACCAGAGTGTTGATTACCGAGCGGGAAATATCACGGATAGTCTGTTCGCGTTCGTAAACATTGAACAGCCACTGCTTAGGATCGGTTACCTTATACTGAATAACCCATTCAACATCTACTATATTAAGGTCGCCTGTGAGCATTTCTGATTCTTCAGAAATATTGTTTTTGTACTCGTTGTTGCGGCCGGCTTTAATTGTCTTAAAACCAAACTGCTCTGCTCGGAGAGTTTTAA
The Treponema bryantii DNA segment above includes these coding regions:
- a CDS encoding DUF5312 family protein, yielding MTDEMNRSAFDKLVAGMDAVERSDMLEKINQSAVSVVQLVETEELYPEKNVSLHIRFKGESALYRFFLWLRSLLEKKDPEKIYNEDVLASMARRINRDHPGILNHKNGLIDSVFYEHLRSLRSSAEFFKPYFNIIDENPGDFYVFLSSFVTPELSDIITAEADPFSLSFDTEPDLATKNRLLKNLDSILNNIDGAAKSNLYSAVSSLNWLRQFTRLPYIHFTSQFTNLTGNHYTCPYRNAVNDFSSFAAVFSNVMSVQNEVLEAMLMFSQRKEITKNAQDKDIERTIKEFIAKANQCFGIIQMFISNVPIIKVGKIINADYDWLPGNIDGVEGWFPNFRSHWRKIIDVRWADWLRERKKKNLETYLKNDFELSEFPVMKYRPWQALWMRVPFACELTGGFLSWFCENEYEDMMPYLNDVMMEGVFIRNENRIEYSEGLNLFAQAMSQMQELLDRLAPEGEYGAQFEEFATSRLRSFQVQNQIDSMMTTTETEIRECVKKFGKGARMIDKCLSGVLSEERDKVHDGLQNINVIKGHNNRVWKDSLRTCWETLKKAVFYLSELEPIDAATEQ
- a CDS encoding polyphenol oxidase family protein, which encodes MQQQNSNLFEFLEFHRDGKVVEGAPVCGLTLKAAGSMRFRWNETNPNRAKVFRSLGSTEGTIVPVQLDHTHIVYNVKKAGDTQDKIGDGIITVNRSLIPTVTVADCMPLYLYEPETGVFGIVHSGWKGTGIVADAIKLAEKDYGARAQNFCVVIGPHIRACCYIVNEERAKWFSENFTPNCVTPLEPGVKVLWNSGGGPLYRLSLEKANLAALRTAGVPQENIWIHPACTCCTKKNGSFIYGSNRRETSENGKPDAFTVMAAFIKSI
- a CDS encoding acyl-CoA carboxylase subunit beta; this encodes MEYNVEKQHAKGKLHAIERINALCDKDSFVETYQGVKHNCTSFGMDKKDIPYDGVITGFGKINGRKVAVYAQDFTIQGGSLGHMHGRKIADLTKMAIDARCPVIGINDSGGARIQEGVEALGGYGNVFNQNVRASGAIPQISIIAGPCAGGAVYSPGITDFIFTVDKVTQMFITGPKVVKSVMFMDISAEDLGGATIHATKSGVSHFRCEDEKSCYEEVRRLLDYIPHYFGDKIEPNEKFKFDEKKAAKRIKEILPENPRQGYDVRDVINCVIDEDSFLEIMKEFAINCVVGFGKIEGRTVGIVANNPKGVGGVLDCDASDKIARFIRYCDSFDIPLLTFVDVPGFIPGPQEEQKGIIRHGAKVIYAYSEATVPKLTVILRKAYGGAYIAMCSKHLGADFVYAWPKAEIAVMGAEGAIEILFAKELKDPNKAAEVQAASEKYKNEIMTPYIAAERGYITEIIQPEDTRKRIVASFDFLETKIFTNKPLKKHGNIPL
- the hflC gene encoding protease modulator HflC; translated protein: MTKAMKKFIGWLIAIVILFILFVLTGPFYIVNEGKQVVITRFSKIVDSHEEAGLYIKVPFLDQVTEYPKLILSLDGDPQSITTKENQYIIVDTTSRWRITDPVAFYQNFQTLDNAYNKLSDIVDSSCRTVITQNRMSEIVRSSNIINERKNTEAEKDEETKEIDKLVNADTVNEVVTKGRSELCRQMTAKAQDEVRGWGIELLDIVPRQVKYSAELNESVYNSMIKDRNQVAQAYRSLGEGKKAEWLGRLENDKRTIASEAYRKSEEIKGAADAEAAAIYAAAYNKDIEFYTFWKSMESYKQNLKDYPATYSTKMDYFKYLYGADGKR
- the hflK gene encoding FtsH protease activity modulator HflK, giving the protein MADEEVKKAKRVRRSVGPALLFWLIMLGIAVIAGFSSVYVVDETENAVITRFGKYTQTVGSGLHFKLPFGIDKNYNVDIKTLRAEQFGFKTIKAGRNNEYKNNISEESEMLTGDLNIVDVEWVIQYKVTDPKQWLFNVYEREQTIRDISRSVINTLVGDRAIFDVISSDRSTIQNLAQEQMNENFKALGLGINVTTVQFQNVVPPVEVQTAFEDVNKASQDMKRFINEGKEAYNAEIPRAQGEADRQIQVAEGYAAERVNMAKGDVARFNAVYEEYKRAPKATKERIYLETMAEIFGSEKKPELIDSELENLVPVKNLKD